The nucleotide sequence TCAAAGCCTCGGTACGCTCCTCCCCTCCGTTGATGATGAGCCACGCGGCTACCTCACGTGCTGTCCAGTTCCGACGTCCAAGGTTCGCAAGCCCTGGAGTCATTGCACGCGGCCCGGAATATTCACCCGTCCTGCGGGCGAACTCGAGTTTCCATACGGCAGGTTCGGCAAGAAACGGGTCAAGCTCCGAGCCAACGTTCTCCACGTGGCGCGTGAGCAGACCGAACAGCATCCCCGGAATGGCCAGGTTCTCGCAGCCGGTGAGGAGTTCCTCTACGACTCCTCTCGGCGACGCGCCCTGGCTCAGCCATGAGTCAGCGAGGCGCTCCATTGCCTGCAGAGCGCTCATCGCCGCGTATGGGCCGATCGATGTGCCTCGGTACCAGCTCCACACGGCGCTGTCACCGACATAGAAGCGCGCGTTTCCGTCAAGGTTCAGTACCGCACCGCGTTCTTCGTCCGCCCCGTTCTCGATTTCGCCACCGGCATCATTGTCCAAGATGTCGACGGGTCCGGCGAAAAGGTCTCGCGGAACGAGCCGTGACAGCGTTGCTATCCGGGCTTGCGCACCGCTATTCAGAATGTTGTTTAATACCCGCACCGACGTCCGCACCGGCGCCGTCCGGAACAGTTGCCAGAATCCACCGAAGTCGTACCGAAAGAACGGTGCTCCGATACCGCTCCAGCGGCCTTGATGCTCTCGGACGCCCTCGTCTAGGTGCCAGCTGTGCTCGTCGTCGATGTAATAGGCCTCCATCAACGTCGCCAATAGGTCCGGGCTTTTCTGCGCCAAGGCCCGTGCGCTTAGCGGCGAGTCCACGGCCGGAGCCAGGAACGCCGGCGCGTCGACCGCGATAGCTTGGAAGCATGCTTCGACTGCATCGTCGATGTCCGGTCCGAGCAGCGCCAGCGTTTCAACGAACTTTTCCTTGGTCAGATGATAATCCAGCTCGCGTCGCCGTCGACGACGCTGGGTCGTCCATTGGGGCAGATCGTCCCCACTGGTGTCGAGTGGGGGGTGCGCCTGCCAGTAGGCAAGGAGCTGGACCCGTAGCCGAGTGCGAAGCGAGTCTTTGGCTGGAACGTCAGCAAGAGACAAGGTTTGCAACCAGTCCGCGAGCAACTCGAACGATTCCTTCGACACATCCCATGGCTTTTCGTAATCGAGAAGCACCTGAATGACGGGATTCGAGATGACAGGGTCCACGAGCCCGTTGACCTTATGCGTCTGTTGAACAACGCGCACCACGTCACCAAGGGCGAAGCCGGCCGACTCGTCCGCGAATGCTGCCTTCAGGCAGTCGTACGCGAACGGTGTTTCCAGGACGGCCTCCACGGGGACGTCACTCCACCGGGGACCGTGCGCTGTCGCGAACGGCTTGAATTGCGAGAGCAATTCGACGAATTTTGGCGCAGGTCGAGCATCCGGCGCTTTCAGCAGTCCATTGCACGCGAGAGTGGCGGCCGATAGCGCCCACCGAGGAACGCCGCCTGCCTCCAGCAACTCGGTGGGGCTCTGCCCGCGAACGAGAAGGATGGCAGTCGCGTACCGCCGGACTTCCTCATGGGCGAACTCGGGACGGTCCCGATATGGACTCGCTGGCGCGACGAGGTGGTCCCGCCGCAGCGCATCGACCGCTGCAGGGTCGACTCCTGCCGCAGGTCCTCGGTCCTTGGGTAGTCGCATCGTTGACGCGGCCATGGCAAGCAAAGTCTGTTCACGAGCCTCCGCCGAACCGACACCGGGGCGACCATCGCCCCGGACAACTCTGCTCCACACCAATTGCAGGCATTCCCACTCACCCAGTGAGCTGACGGGCTCCAATCCGGTGCGTGCAAGCAAATCCAGCACAACGGGCCGTCGCAATAGCGAGTTCGCAGGTAGATTCCGCAGGACCGCACGCAGAAGGGGGATTCGGTCCGAGACGAGGGAGATGTCCTCGTCCCCCAGTGGCCTCATCATGAACGATGAGACCGACTTCGCGAACCCCAGTTCCACTTGTTCCCGCACGAAGCTCGATGCCACGTCAGACGTCACCGCGACAAGCCCGACACCCGCCGCGGCCGCCGCGAGCACCAAGTCCCTCAACAGACCGGCAGACTGCTCCAGAGCAGCATCAGCCGCGTCGATTGCTAAGATCCGACTAGGTGCCGACAGTTCTGAGAGCACGTCCTCCATGGACATCCCGAGGGCAGCACGCAGGTCCAAGCCCGACTGAGGCAGACCACGGAAGTTCACCACCACCGCTTCGAACTCCGCGGGGTTCGAGGCTTCTAACTCTGCTATAGCCGCCAACGTCAGTGCGCTCTTACCGATGCCGGACTCACCCGATACCAACAGAGCCGACGCATGGGTACCCGCCTCGCGCACGGCATTAGCGAGCTTCTCGCGACGGTCGGCGAACGCGATCTCGGCCGACGCACCGGAGGACTCGTCACCGATGGTGGTCCGCACACCTGCGACGGCCACCTCACGGTGTTCACCAAGCATCGACCAAGCGATCCTGCTTCGAATTGCGGCCGCACCCAAGACCCCGTGGAGGTCACGGCGAAGCACCTTGAGGTCCACTACGGCGCCAGTAGCGTCGTAGCGGGTTGCCTCGATCTCGAGCCGGTTCCGAACAGCCACCCCGCTGGCGGCAGCCCAGGCCACGCTGTCCAGCAATGTCGCAGCCCTCGCGCGGTCACCCTCGTCCGGGCTCTGAACCGCGAAACAAAGCACGTGCAGCCGGCAAAGCAGCCGCCACGCCAGCCGCAGGACCTTTCCCGGCGAGGCGTCGGCTTCGACGACCTTCGCGACCATCTTCAAGAATTGTTTCTGGCGATCACGCACCGCCTTGGGCCAGCGGCCATCGACGTCAATGGACTGTTGGAACGCCTCCGGGTCGACATGAGCACGCGCGATGTCGCAGAGCGACGCAAGCTGGTCCCACTGATTGGACCTCCCGGAAGTCGCGACGGCGACCTGATGAGTGCCTGTGTCGAACTTCTCGACCTCGGCGAGCAGCGACCCGACGAGCTTTACCGTCTTTTCATCGCTTTGGACGAAGTTCGGCGTTGCTCGACACGCCACGGCAAGCGTCACCTCGGCTGTCTCGTCACCACACTCGACTAGAAGATCATCGACCGGGTGTGACGGACCCGTCTGAAATGACACCCTTCGCACCGGTAGCTCAGATCCCTCGGCGCGCCGGTCCCCGGCCAACATGCTGGCCAGGTAGACCGTCGCCACGCGATGCGCGAACGAAACTCCTCCACCGCCAGTCGCGTAGGTGCTCGAACCCCGCTCGGTCTCACCGGCGGCCACTACGCCGGCCATGCCGCCCGCATCCTGAGCAGCAACTGACGCAGGCGTCCCTTCCCCTTTGGATCCAACGGCATCGTCTGGCGCAATGGGCTCGTTCATGTGTTCCTCAGACGTCGTGCTCGCAATAGTCGGACGCCTGACCGTAGCGGTGCGCCACGGTCGGGGCGCCACGGACGGGGCGCAGCCGCGGGCTGCGTCCTAAGAGCGCTGAGCGCTGGGCATGCGCGCGCCTTCCTGGTCCGGGTAGGCGAGTCACATGTGCGCGCGCTGCGGGAACTTCCCGGCCCCCAGCCTGCCCCTGGGATGCTCTGCGCGTGCGCCTGGCAGCAGGTCAACGATCCTCCGCTAAGCAACCCTCCGGTCGTTAGCGGCGGTCAGACCTGATGCGCGGGCTATGACCACGTGCTCGATGAATTGGCTCGTACCAAAGACAATCGAGCCGCGTTCGACGCGAGTCCAGATAGAAGGAGTGCGGGATGAGGCCTTTGCGGTTCACGCAAACCGGCTCCGACGCAGCGTTTCCGCTGGTCAGAGCCGGTTATCTCGGTCGGGCTGACAGGATTTGAACCTGCGACCCCTTGACCCCCAGTCAAGTGCGCTACCAAGCTGCGCCACAGCCCGAACACGCTCTTGCGAGCGCCGTAGAGAAGGTTACCGCAGCCCTCCCCCAGACAACGAACCGGCTGGTCACAGGCCCGCGGGCGGCCCCAGCAGCCGCCCAGAAGGTAGCGCTGCGTAGTTGTTCACCACCGCGTCGTCAACCGCCTTACGATCCGTCGCACTCGTCACTGCGAGCAAAGCCATTGTGCGACAGCGGAAGAGAGGTCGGGATGAACCCCGAGGTCACCGAGTACGTCCAGCAGCGGGCGGCCTGGCAGTCCGAGATCTGCGAGCGCCTGCGCTACCTCGTGCAGGAGGTCATCCCGCAGGCGGAGGAGCGCCTCTGGCACGGCAAGCCGTACTACATCAAGAACGGCTGGGAGGCCGCCGACATCGAGGCCTTGGCCGACGCGGTGCGCTTCACCCTCTACAACGCCCAGGACGTGGAGGTCATCGAGGGGGTCACCCAGCCGCTGGGCAGCGGCGAGCGCAAGGCCGCCGAGATCCACCAGGGCGACGACGTCGACTACACCCTGCTGGGTGAGCTGCTGGCCCGCACCAGCTCCGGCCTGTAGTCAGGTCGAAGCAGCACGGGCCAGCAACAGGGTGAACCAGCGAGGTCAGCGCTTCTTGCGGTCGCGCTTCTCCCGCACGCGCACGTTCACCCGCACCGGGCTCCCCGTGAAGTCGAACGTCTCGCGCAGCTTGCGCTCCAGGAAGCGGCGGTAGCCGGCCTCCAGGAAGCCCGTGGTGAACAGCACGAACGTCGGCGGCCGGGTGGCCGCCTGCGTCGCGAACAGCACCCGGGGCAGCCGTCCCCCGCGCATCGGCGGCGGCGTCGCGGCCACCACCTCCGACAGCCAGGTGTTCAGCTGCCCGGTGGGGATGCGCTTGTCCCACGACTCCAGCGACTGCCGCAGCGCCGGCACCAGCTTGGCGATGCTGCGCCCGGTCATCGCGGAGATGTTCACCCGCTGCGCCCACGGCACCCGGGCCAGGTCGCGGTCGATCTCCCGCTCCAGCATGTGCCGGCGGTCCTCGTCCACCAGGTCCCACTTGTTGAACGCCAGCACCAGCGCGCGCCCGGCGTCGGAGACCATGCTCAGCACCCGCAGGTCCTGTTCGCTGATGGGCTCGGAGGCGTCGATCAGCAGCACCGCCACCTCAGCCGCCTCGATGGCCGAGCGGGTGCGCAGCGAGGCGTAGAACTCCGCGCCGCTGGCGTGGCTCACGCGCTTGCGCAGCCCCGCGGTGTCCACGAAGCGCCACACCTGCCCGCCCAGCTCCACCAGCGAGTCCACCGGGTCCACCGTGGTGCCGGCGACGTCGTGCACCACCGCGCGCTCGTCGCCGGAGAGCTTGTTGATCAGGCTGGACTTGCCCACGTTGGGCTTGCCCACCAGCGCCACCCGGCGCGGGCCCACCACGGGGTCGCTCTCCCGCGGGGTGTGCGGCAGCACCGCCAGGATCTCGTCCAGCAGGTCACCGGTGCCGCGGCCGTGCGTGGCGCTCACCGGGTACGGCTGGCCCAGCCCCAGCGACCACAGTGCGGCCGCCTCGCTCTCGGTGCGCTCGTCGTCCACCTTGTTGGCGGCCAGCAGCACGGGGATCTTGCCGCGCCGCAGCACCCGGGCCACGGCCTCGTCGGTAGCGGTGGCGCCGACAACGGCGTCCACCACCAGCAGCACCGCGTCGGCGGTCTTCATGGCCATCTCGGCCTGCGCGGCCACCGACTTCTGCAGCCCCTTGGCGTCGGGCTCCCAGCCGCCGGTGTCCTGCACGGTGAAGCGCCGGCCGTTCCAGCTGGCGTCGTAGGACACCCGGTCGCGGGTGACGCCGGGCACGTCCTGCACCACGGCCTCACGGCGGCCGATGATGCGGTTGACCAGCGTGGACTTGCCGACGTTCGGCCGTCCGACCACCGCCAGGGTGGGGACTGCCTCGTCTGGGCCGTGCTCGTCGCCGAAGTCCTCGGCGGCCACCTCCCAGTCGGTCTCGTCCAGCCAGATGCCGTCTCCGGAGACCAGGCCCTCCTCGCTCACTGTGTTGCTCCTTCTGTTCGGCTCGTCGATGCCACCAGGGCACGGAGCCGGGTGAGTACCTCGTCGATGCTGTGTCCACTGGTGTCCACGGTGACGGCGTCCTCGGCGGGACGCAGCGGCGACGTGGCCCGGGTGGAGTCCAGGTGGTCGCGGCGCTGGACGTCGGCCAGCACCGCCTCGTAGTCGCTGGGCCGGCCCTCGGCGGCGTCCTGCTTGGCCCGGCGCTGCGCGCGGTCCTCCGCCGAGGCGGTCAGGTACACCTTCAGGTCGGCGTCGGGCAGCACCACGGTGCCGATGTCGCGGCCCTCCACCACCATGCCGTGCGGGGCCTGGCGGACGATCTCCCGCTGCAGCGCCACCAGCCGCACGCGCAGCGCGGGCACGGCGGAGACCGCCGACACCGCCTGCGTCACCGCGGCACCGCGAATCTCCGCGGAGACGTCCTCGTCACCGAGCTGCACCGTGGGGTGGGCGGGGTCGGTGCCCGAGCGCAGCGCCAGCGTGGTGGTGGCGGCGTCGATCGCGTCCGGGTCACCCAGGTCGACGTGCGCGCGCAGCACCTGCAGGGTGGCCGTGCGGTACATCGCCCCGGTGTCCAGGTACTGCGCACCCAGGTCGGTGGCCAGGCGCCGCGCCACGGTGGACTTGCCGGTGCCGGAGGGGCCGTCCATGGCGATGACGGGACCGCTCACAGGCCGACCACCTTGTACAGGCCGGCGACCTCGCCGCGGTTGAGCACGCGCAGCGAGCCGGGGCGCTGCTCACCCAGCTTGAGCGGGCCGATGTCGGTGCGCACCAGGCGGCGCACCGGGTGGCCCACGGCCTCCAGCATGTTGCGGACGATGTGCTTGCGGCCCTCGTGCAGGACCACCTTCACCAGCGCCTTGCCCTCCCACACGTCCACCACGCCGAAGTAGTCGACCTTGGCCGGACCGTCCTCCAGCTCCACGCCCTCGCGCAGGCGCTTGCCCACGTCCTTGGCGATGGGGGCGTCGATGTCGGCCAGGTAGGTCTTGGGCACCTCGTAGGACGGGTGCATCAGCCTGTGCGCAAGGTCACCGTCGTTGGTGAGCAGCAGCAGGCCCTCGGTGTCGGCGTCCAGGCGCCCGACGTGGAACAGCCGCTGCCCGGCGGCCACCCGCTCGGCCACCAGGTCGCCCACGCAGGGGCGGCCCAGGTCGTCGCTCATGGTCGACTGCATGCCCTTGGGCTTGTTCAGCGCCAGGTGCACCAGGTCCTCGGTGACCATCACCCGCTCGCCGTCCACCTTCACGATGGCGTTGCGGGGATCGATGCGGCGGCCCTGCGTGGTCACGGTCTTGCCGTCGACCTCGACGCGCCCCTCGGCGATCATCTCCTCGGCCGCGCGTCGGGAGGCAATACCGGCCTGGGCCAGCACCTTCTGCAGCCGGATGCCGCGGGGGTCGATCTGGTCGTTCTCGTGCTCAGGCATTCTCATCCATGTCGATCAGGTCCACTTCGGGAAGCAATGGCGCCAGCGGAGGCAGCTCCGCCAGCGACGACAGCCCGAGTCGCTCCAGGAACAGCTCGGTCGTCGAGTACAGGGTCGCGTGGGTGTCCGCGTCGATGCCGGCCTCGGTCAGCAGACCGCGCGCCAGCAAGGTACGTACCACACCGTCCACGTTCACCCCCCGCACCGCAGCGATGCGGGCACGGGTCAGGGGTTGACGGTATGCCACCACTGCCAAGGTCTCCAAAGCCGCTCGAGTCAGGCGGCTGCGGGCACCGTCGAGCAGCAGCCGCTCCACGTAGGGGGCGTGCACGTCGCGGGTGAACAGTCGCCATCCATCTCCGATTCTACGGAGGTCCATCCCGCTGCCCCGGGCGGTGAGCGCCGCCGCCATCCGCTCCAGGCTCGCGCGCACCCGCTCGGCCGGCTCCTGCACCGCCGAGGCCAGCACCTGCTCCGACGCCGGGGCGTCCACCACCAGCAGCAGCGCCTCCAGCGCCGACTCCAGCTCCTGCTCGTCCAGGCCCTGCTCGTCCAGGCCCTGGTCCTCGGACAGATCGTCGTGCTCGGGGGTGCTCACCCGTAGTCCTCTCCCAGCTCGTCCACGGTCACCACGGCCTGCCCCGACCACTGCACCAGCAGCGGGCCCAGCGCCTCGTCCTGGTCGAAGATCACCGCCGCCTCCCGGTACAGCTCCAGCAGCGCCAGGAACCGGGCCACCACCTGCACCGTGGACTCGCAGTCGGCCACCAGCTCCCCGAACGCCGTCCACCGCTGCCCGCCCGCCGCGCGCAGGCGCTCCAGCAGCAGCGCCGCCTGCTCGGGCACCGACACCTGCGGGGTGTGCAGGTGCGCCAGGCTGACCTCCGGCGGCGGTGGTGCGGGGCGGAACACCGCGGCGGCCACCTCGGCGAAGCGCTGCGGGTCCACGCCCAGCAGCACCTCCGGCAGCAGCGCCGAGAAGCGGTCCTCCAGCGCCACCGAGCGGGGGTAGCGGCGCAGCGCGGCCCGCTCCAGCTCGGCGAACATCGCGGCGACCTGCTTGTAGGCGCGGTACTGCAGCAGCCGGGCGAAGATCAGGTCGCGGGCCTCCAGCAGGGCCAGGTCCTCAGCGTTCTCCACGTCACCGGCGGGCAGCAGCCGGGCGGTCTTGAGGTCCAGCAGCGTGGCGGCCACCACCAGGAACTCGGTGGTCTCCTCCAGCCCGGCCCGCTCGCCGAGCAGCCGGGTGTGGGCGATGAAGTCGTCGGTCACCTGGTGCAGCGCCACCTCGGTGACGTCCATCCGCCGCTGCGTGATCAGCTGCAGCAGCAGGTCGAACGGGCCCTCGAAGTTGGTCAGCCGCACCGTGAACGGGGCGGTGGAGCCGGGCCGAGCACCGACGCCGGGCTCGGGCGCCACGTCCCGCAGCTGCCCGAGGTCGGTGCTCACGGTCTCACCGAGCGATGACCTCGCGGGCCAGCTGGCGGTAGGCCGCCGCGCCGGGCGAGCTGGAGGCCCAGGTGAGGATGGACTCCCCCGCCACCGAGGTCTCCGGGAACTTGACCGTCCGGTTGATCACCGTGTCGTAGACGGTGTCACCGAACACCTCCACCACGCGGGACATGATCTCCCGGGCGTGCAGGGTGCGGGCGTCGAACATGGTCACCAAGATCCCGGACAGCACCAGCCGCGGGTTGAGCCGGTCGCGGACCTTCTCCATGGTGTCGTTGAGCAGCGCCAGCCCGCGCAGGCTGAAGTACGCGCACTCCATCGGGATGACCACGCCGTCGGCGCAGGCCAGCGCGTTCACGGTGAGCAGGCCCAGCGAGGGCTGGCAGTCGATGAGGATGTAGTCGTAGCGGTCGACCACCTGGCGCATCACGCGGCCCAGGGTCTGCTCGCGGCCCACCTCGTTGACCAGCTGGATCTCCGCGGCGGAGAGGTCGATGTTGCTGGGCAGCAGGTCGACGCCCTCGATCTTGGTCTGCACCAGCACGTCGTCCACGGCGGCGCGCGGCTCCACCAGCAGGTTGTGCACGGTGAGGTCGAGGTCGTGGTGGGCCAGGCCGAGGCCCGCCGACAGCGCGCCCTGCGGATCGAGGTCCACCAGCAGCACCTTGCGGCCACACTCCGCCAGCGCAGCACC is from Rhodococcus sp. X156 and encodes:
- the scpB gene encoding SMC-Scp complex subunit ScpB; the protein is MSTPEHDDLSEDQGLDEQGLDEQELESALEALLLVVDAPASEQVLASAVQEPAERVRASLERMAAALTARGSGMDLRRIGDGWRLFTRDVHAPYVERLLLDGARSRLTRAALETLAVVAYRQPLTRARIAAVRGVNVDGVVRTLLARGLLTEAGIDADTHATLYSTTELFLERLGLSSLAELPPLAPLLPEVDLIDMDENA
- a CDS encoding DUF1801 domain-containing protein, yielding MNPEVTEYVQQRAAWQSEICERLRYLVQEVIPQAEERLWHGKPYYIKNGWEAADIEALADAVRFTLYNAQDVEVIEGVTQPLGSGERKAAEIHQGDDVDYTLLGELLARTSSGL
- the cmk gene encoding (d)CMP kinase gives rise to the protein MDGPSGTGKSTVARRLATDLGAQYLDTGAMYRTATLQVLRAHVDLGDPDAIDAATTTLALRSGTDPAHPTVQLGDEDVSAEIRGAAVTQAVSAVSAVPALRVRLVALQREIVRQAPHGMVVEGRDIGTVVLPDADLKVYLTASAEDRAQRRAKQDAAEGRPSDYEAVLADVQRRDHLDSTRATSPLRPAEDAVTVDTSGHSIDEVLTRLRALVASTSRTEGATQ
- a CDS encoding ParA family protein is translated as MSTPQANPPGAAPQASDATGADVPLGPTGRPRREIPEPPPLSSHGPATVLAMCNQKGGVGKTTSTINLGAALAECGRKVLLVDLDPQGALSAGLGLAHHDLDLTVHNLLVEPRAAVDDVLVQTKIEGVDLLPSNIDLSAAEIQLVNEVGREQTLGRVMRQVVDRYDYILIDCQPSLGLLTVNALACADGVVIPMECAYFSLRGLALLNDTMEKVRDRLNPRLVLSGILVTMFDARTLHAREIMSRVVEVFGDTVYDTVINRTVKFPETSVAGESILTWASSSPGAAAYRQLAREVIAR
- a CDS encoding segregation/condensation protein A, which gives rise to MRDVAPEPGVGARPGSTAPFTVRLTNFEGPFDLLLQLITQRRMDVTEVALHQVTDDFIAHTRLLGERAGLEETTEFLVVAATLLDLKTARLLPAGDVENAEDLALLEARDLIFARLLQYRAYKQVAAMFAELERAALRRYPRSVALEDRFSALLPEVLLGVDPQRFAEVAAAVFRPAPPPPEVSLAHLHTPQVSVPEQAALLLERLRAAGGQRWTAFGELVADCESTVQVVARFLALLELYREAAVIFDQDEALGPLLVQWSGQAVVTVDELGEDYG
- the der gene encoding ribosome biogenesis GTPase Der, giving the protein MSEEGLVSGDGIWLDETDWEVAAEDFGDEHGPDEAVPTLAVVGRPNVGKSTLVNRIIGRREAVVQDVPGVTRDRVSYDASWNGRRFTVQDTGGWEPDAKGLQKSVAAQAEMAMKTADAVLLVVDAVVGATATDEAVARVLRRGKIPVLLAANKVDDERTESEAAALWSLGLGQPYPVSATHGRGTGDLLDEILAVLPHTPRESDPVVGPRRVALVGKPNVGKSSLINKLSGDERAVVHDVAGTTVDPVDSLVELGGQVWRFVDTAGLRKRVSHASGAEFYASLRTRSAIEAAEVAVLLIDASEPISEQDLRVLSMVSDAGRALVLAFNKWDLVDEDRRHMLEREIDRDLARVPWAQRVNISAMTGRSIAKLVPALRQSLESWDKRIPTGQLNTWLSEVVAATPPPMRGGRLPRVLFATQAATRPPTFVLFTTGFLEAGYRRFLERKLRETFDFTGSPVRVNVRVREKRDRKKR